The genomic region GTTGCGCGCCGCACCGCGGGCAGAAGTACCGCGCGCAACTGTCGGATGAGTCATAACGCGCCGGCGTTGCGGCCAGCCATTGAAAATTCGCCGTCGGCACGGTGATCCAGGTCGTGACAATGCCGCCACTGACCTTGCGGCAAATCGAACAATGGCAGTGAGCGATGTCCTGCAACGCCCCACTGAACTGATAACGAATGTGTCCGCAATGGCAGCCGCCGCTGTGCAATTCGCCCATCTCGAAGCTCCCCCTTCCCGTGTTTATTGACTTTAGATCGCATCCGACGACCGGTTGACCGTTCATTCAAAGCTTTCTGCAGCGAAAGGTAGCTGAAAGCTTCCCGGATTAGGATCGCCTCACTTCCGGCAACAGACCGGTTGGCCAATGCGTGTGATACCTCGCACGAACGGCCCAATTAACAACAACAATGGTGATTCTGATGTCCTCTGTAGCCCGCCTCCTCGCTCTGACTCCGCCCGTACGCCTCGTGCTTCCCGTTCTGCGCTGATCCACCCGATCCGCTCATTTAACTAGCCGCGCTACGCCTGGAGTATTCCCATGCTGACTTTCCTTGGCTTCGCCATGGTCATCACGTTCATGTTCCTGATCATGACCAAGCGCCTGTCCGCGCTGATCGCACTGATCATCATCCCGATCGTCTTCGCCCTGTTCGGCGGTTTTGCACCGAAGATCGGTCCGATGATGCTCGAAGGCATCACCAAGCTCGCGCCGACTGGCGTGATGCTGATGTTCGCCATTCTCTATTTCGCCCTGATGATCGACTCCGGCCTGTTCGACCCGGCCGTGCGCAAGATTCTCAAACTGGTCAAGGGTGACCCGCTGAAGGTTTCGGTCGGCACCGCCGTACTGGCGCTCGTCGTTTCCCTCGATGGTGACGGCGCGACCACTTACA from Pseudomonas tensinigenes harbors:
- a CDS encoding GFA family protein, with the translated sequence MGELHSGGCHCGHIRYQFSGALQDIAHCHCSICRKVSGGIVTTWITVPTANFQWLAATPARYDSSDSCARYFCPRCGAQLALVTLLSPESIDVTIATLDHPELAPAERHIWTDSQLPWLHLDEHLPGEAEETL